Proteins from one Mycobacterium sp. HUMS_12744610 genomic window:
- the sufD gene encoding Fe-S cluster assembly protein SufD: protein MTATGTTGALTKGELFASFDVDAFEVPHGRDELWRFTPLRRLRGLHDGSAPATGSARIDVDERPGVHTETVRRGDERLGQAGAPTDRVAAQAFSSFNSATLITVGRDVQVAEPVNVTVTGPGEGAVAYGHLQVRADELGEAVVVIDHRGSGTYADNVEFVVGDAARLTVVWIADWADDAVHVSAHHARLGKDAVLRHVAVTLGGEVVRMSATVRFDGPGGDAELLGLYFADDGQHLESRLLVDHAQPDCTSNVLYKGALQGDPDSALPDAHTVWVGDVLIRAAATGTDTFEANRNLVLTDGARADSVPNLEIQTGEIAGAGHASATGRFDDEQLFYLRSRGIPEEQARRLVIRGFFGEIISKIAVPEVRERLTAAIEHELELTEKTTTS, encoded by the coding sequence ATGACCGCCACGGGAACGACGGGCGCGCTCACCAAAGGTGAGCTGTTCGCCTCCTTCGACGTCGACGCCTTCGAGGTCCCGCACGGCCGCGACGAGTTGTGGCGGTTCACCCCGCTGCGGCGGCTGCGCGGCCTGCACGACGGCTCGGCGCCCGCCACCGGCAGCGCGCGCATCGACGTCGACGAGCGGCCCGGCGTGCACACCGAGACCGTCCGCCGCGGTGACGAACGCCTGGGCCAGGCCGGTGCCCCCACCGACCGCGTTGCGGCGCAAGCTTTTTCATCGTTCAACTCCGCGACGCTGATCACCGTCGGGCGCGACGTACAGGTCGCCGAACCGGTCAACGTCACGGTCACCGGGCCCGGCGAGGGCGCGGTCGCCTACGGGCATCTGCAGGTCCGCGCCGACGAACTGGGCGAGGCCGTCGTCGTCATCGACCACCGCGGCAGCGGAACCTACGCCGACAACGTCGAATTTGTGGTCGGCGACGCGGCCCGGCTCACCGTCGTCTGGATCGCCGACTGGGCCGACGACGCGGTGCACGTCAGCGCCCACCACGCCAGGCTGGGCAAGGACGCGGTGCTGCGCCACGTCGCCGTCACCCTGGGCGGGGAGGTCGTGCGGATGTCGGCCACCGTGCGCTTCGACGGCCCCGGCGGCGACGCGGAGTTGCTGGGCCTGTATTTCGCTGACGACGGCCAGCACCTGGAGTCGCGCCTGCTGGTGGACCACGCGCAGCCGGACTGCACGTCCAACGTGCTGTACAAGGGTGCGCTGCAAGGGGATCCGGACTCCGCGCTGCCCGACGCGCACACCGTGTGGGTGGGCGACGTGCTGATCCGCGCGGCGGCCACCGGCACCGACACCTTCGAGGCCAACCGCAATCTGGTGCTTACCGACGGGGCGCGCGCAGACTCGGTGCCCAACCTGGAGATCCAGACTGGTGAGATCGCCGGCGCCGGCCACGCCAGCGCCACCGGGCGTTTCGACGACGAGCAGCTTTTCTACCTGCGCTCCCGAGGCATCCCGGAGGAGCAGGCGCGCCGGCTGGTGATCCGCGGTTTCTTCGGCGAGATCATCTCCAAGATCGCGGTGCCCGAGGTAAGGGAACGGCTGACCGCAGCCATTGAACACGAACTCGAACTCACGGAGAAGACGACAACCTCATGA
- a CDS encoding cysteine desulfurase: MTTPTRLDVAAIRADFPILQRVMRGGNQLAYLDSGATSQRPLPVLDAEREFLLTSNGAVHRGAHQLMEEATDAYEQGRADVAAFVGADADELVFTRNATEALNLVSYVLGDNRFERAVGEGDVIVTTELEHHANLVPWQELARRTGATLRWYGVTGEGRIDLDSLRLDERVKLVAFSHHSNVTGAVAPVAEIVARARAVGALTVLDACQSVPHQPVDLHALDVDFAAFSGHKMLGPNGIGALYARRELLATLPPFLTGGSMIETVTMETSTYAPAPQRFEAGTPMTSQVVGLGAAARYLDAIGMDAVEAHERELVAAALEGLSEIGGVRIIGPTSLVDRGSPVSFVVDGVHAHDVGQVLDDEGVAVRVGHHCAMPLHRRFGVAATARASFAVYNTAEEVDRLVAGVRRALDFFGRE, encoded by the coding sequence ATGACGACCCCGACCCGGCTGGACGTCGCGGCCATCCGCGCCGACTTCCCGATCCTGCAGCGCGTCATGCGTGGCGGGAACCAGTTGGCGTATCTGGATTCCGGGGCGACCTCGCAGCGCCCGCTGCCGGTGCTCGACGCCGAGCGTGAGTTCCTGCTCACGTCCAACGGCGCGGTGCACCGCGGCGCCCACCAGCTGATGGAGGAGGCCACCGACGCCTACGAGCAGGGCCGCGCGGACGTCGCGGCGTTCGTCGGCGCCGACGCCGACGAACTGGTCTTCACCCGCAACGCCACCGAGGCGCTCAACCTGGTGTCCTACGTGCTGGGCGACAACCGGTTCGAGCGGGCCGTGGGCGAGGGTGACGTCATTGTCACCACCGAGCTCGAGCACCACGCCAACCTGGTGCCGTGGCAGGAGCTGGCCCGGCGCACCGGCGCCACCCTGCGCTGGTACGGCGTCACCGGCGAGGGCCGCATCGACCTGGACTCGCTGCGGCTCGACGAGCGGGTGAAACTCGTCGCCTTCAGCCATCATTCGAACGTCACCGGGGCGGTGGCGCCGGTGGCCGAAATCGTCGCCCGGGCCAGGGCGGTGGGCGCGCTGACCGTGCTGGACGCCTGCCAGTCGGTGCCGCACCAGCCGGTCGACCTGCACGCGCTGGACGTCGACTTCGCGGCTTTCTCCGGGCACAAGATGCTGGGCCCCAACGGGATCGGCGCGCTGTATGCCCGCCGCGAGCTGTTGGCGACGCTGCCGCCGTTCCTCACCGGCGGCTCGATGATCGAGACCGTGACGATGGAGACGTCCACCTACGCGCCCGCACCGCAACGCTTCGAGGCGGGCACGCCGATGACCTCCCAGGTCGTCGGGCTGGGTGCGGCCGCGCGCTACCTGGATGCGATCGGGATGGACGCCGTCGAGGCCCACGAGCGAGAACTGGTCGCCGCGGCCCTCGAGGGACTCTCGGAAATCGGGGGCGTGCGGATCATCGGGCCCACGTCCCTGGTGGACCGCGGCTCCCCGGTGTCGTTCGTCGTGGACGGGGTGCACGCGCACGACGTCGGGCAGGTGCTCGACGACGAGGGCGTCGCGGTGCGCGTCGGGCACCATTGCGCGATGCCGCTGCACCGCCGGTTCGGGGTGGCGGCCACCGCGCGCGCGTCGTTCGCGGTGTACAACACCGCCGAGGAGGTCGACCGTCTGGTGGCCGGCGTTCGGCGCGCGCTCGATTTCTTCGGGAGAGAATGA
- a CDS encoding DUF5666 domain-containing protein, with protein sequence MSTSTETSTSGVPPAEGQAKVSGLVASVAGNAVQVTQKDDSNATVDYTPTTKITEITPAALTDVTTGSCVIVRPTKAEAEAGQPVTAASVRVKPAVNGKCPQGPKSPAASSSPAPSGSATPAPAKPIPVRGTVASVANNTINVTTNDAAGNPVQTAVTVDGKTKYSKQVEATSDAITQGKCIKARGTKDSTGTLQATSIKLREAVDGKCGKAAQPAQGG encoded by the coding sequence ATGTCCACCTCCACCGAGACCTCCACCAGCGGTGTGCCCCCGGCCGAGGGTCAGGCCAAGGTCAGCGGGCTGGTCGCGTCGGTCGCGGGCAACGCGGTCCAGGTCACCCAGAAGGACGACTCCAACGCCACCGTCGACTACACGCCGACCACCAAGATCACCGAAATCACCCCCGCGGCGCTCACCGACGTCACCACGGGCAGCTGCGTGATCGTGCGGCCCACCAAGGCCGAAGCCGAGGCCGGACAGCCGGTCACCGCGGCGTCGGTGCGTGTCAAGCCCGCCGTCAACGGCAAGTGCCCGCAGGGGCCGAAGTCCCCGGCCGCCTCCAGCAGCCCGGCGCCGTCGGGCTCGGCCACGCCGGCGCCCGCCAAGCCGATACCGGTCCGGGGCACGGTCGCGTCGGTGGCCAACAACACGATCAACGTCACGACCAACGACGCCGCCGGCAATCCCGTGCAGACGGCTGTGACGGTCGACGGCAAGACCAAGTACTCCAAGCAGGTGGAAGCCACCAGCGACGCGATCACGCAGGGCAAGTGCATCAAGGCGCGCGGCACCAAGGACAGCACCGGCACGCTGCAGGCGACCAGCATCAAGCTGCGCGAGGCCGTCGACGGCAAGTGTGGCAAGGCGGCGCAACCCGCCCAGGGCGGCTGA
- the trxA gene encoding thioredoxin yields MTTLELTAEKFNETIEGNDIVLVDFWASWCGPCRQFGPTFEASSEKHPDIVHAKVDTEAQQELAAAAQIRSIPTLMAFKKGMLLFNQPGALPPAALEDLVRQVKAFDVEAAQADQADQT; encoded by the coding sequence GTGACAACTTTGGAACTCACTGCTGAGAAATTCAACGAAACGATTGAGGGCAACGACATCGTGCTCGTCGACTTCTGGGCCTCGTGGTGCGGACCGTGCCGTCAGTTCGGGCCGACGTTCGAGGCATCGTCGGAGAAGCACCCCGACATCGTCCACGCCAAGGTCGACACCGAGGCCCAGCAGGAGCTGGCTGCGGCCGCCCAGATCCGCTCCATCCCCACCCTGATGGCGTTCAAGAAGGGCATGCTGCTGTTCAATCAGCCCGGAGCCCTGCCGCCGGCGGCGCTGGAGGACCTGGTGCGGCAGGTCAAGGCGTTCGACGTCGAGGCCGCTCAGGCGGATCAGGCGGACCAGACCTGA
- a CDS encoding enoyl-CoA hydratase, translating into MSLVLVEHPRPGVALVTLNRPERMNSMAFDVMVPLREALERVRHDNSVRVVVLTGAGRGFSSGADHKSAGAVPHVDGLTRPTYALRSMEVLDEVILALRRLHQPVIAAVNGPAIGGGLCLALAADIRVAATGAYFRAAGINNGLTASELGLSYLLPRAIGSSRAFEIMLTGRDVTAEEAERIGLVSCQVPQDQLLDTCYAIAGRIAAFSRPGTELTKRTLWSGLDAGSLEGHMQAEGLGQLFVRLLTANFEEAVAARKERRPAVFTDDK; encoded by the coding sequence GTGAGTTTGGTTCTGGTAGAGCATCCGCGACCGGGCGTCGCGCTGGTAACCCTCAACCGCCCCGAGCGGATGAACTCCATGGCGTTCGACGTCATGGTGCCGCTCAGGGAGGCTCTCGAGCGGGTCAGGCACGACAATTCGGTGCGGGTGGTGGTGTTGACCGGGGCGGGCCGGGGATTCTCCTCGGGCGCCGACCACAAGTCCGCGGGCGCGGTGCCCCACGTGGACGGGTTGACCCGTCCCACCTACGCGTTGCGCTCGATGGAGGTTCTGGACGAGGTCATCCTGGCCCTGCGCCGGTTGCACCAACCGGTAATCGCCGCGGTCAACGGCCCGGCCATCGGCGGTGGCCTGTGCCTGGCGCTGGCTGCCGACATCCGCGTCGCCGCGACCGGTGCCTACTTCCGCGCCGCGGGCATCAACAACGGCCTGACCGCCAGCGAACTGGGCCTGAGTTACCTGCTGCCCAGGGCGATCGGATCCTCGCGTGCCTTCGAGATCATGCTGACCGGCCGCGACGTGACCGCCGAGGAGGCCGAGCGGATCGGCCTGGTGTCCTGCCAGGTGCCCCAGGATCAGCTGTTGGACACCTGCTATGCCATCGCCGGGCGGATCGCGGCGTTTTCCCGGCCGGGGACGGAGTTGACCAAGCGCACACTGTGGAGCGGGCTCGATGCCGGTAGCCTGGAGGGGCATATGCAGGCTGAGGGCCTCGGACAGCTGTTCGTCCGCCTGCTCACCGCGAACTTCGAAGAAGCGGTCGCCGCGCGCAAAGAGCGCCGGCCGGCGGTTTTCACCGACGACAAATAG
- a CDS encoding acyl-CoA dehydrogenase, translating into MGHYIANVRDLEFNLFEVLELGAVLGAGKYGDLDEETVRTILAEAARLAEGPLAESFAVADRHPPVFDPQQHTISVPAELAETVEAIRAAGWWRLGLAEEIGGVPAPPPLTWAVNEMIICGHPAATFFCLGSLMAQALYEVGTDEQRRWAAEGLERGWQGTMALTEPDAGSDVGAGRTKAVEQPDGTWHIEGVKRFISGGDVGDTAENIFHLVLARPEGAGPGTKGLSLFYVPKFLFDPDTFELGPRNGVYATGLEHKMGIKASPTCEMTFGATDVPAVGYLVGGVHNGIAQMFTVIEQARMTIGVKAAGTLSTGYLNALAFARERVQGGDLTQMADKTAPRVTIIHHPDVRRSLMTQKAYAEGLRALYMYAATHQEDSVAQHVSGADHQMAHRVDDLLLPVVKGVSSERAYEVLTESLQTLGGSGYLQDYPLEQYVRDSKIDSLYEGTTAIQALDFFFRKIVRDRGEALRFVTARIAATIDTCDEALKPDARLLQTALEDVTAMTGALTGYLTAAAEHPPEIYKVGLASVRYLLAVGDLLIGWRLLVQAGAARAALDRAAATDAAFYRGKIATAGFFARNILPRLSSLRSVVDSLDGDLMRVAEDAF; encoded by the coding sequence TTGGGCCACTACATCGCGAACGTGCGTGATCTCGAGTTCAACCTGTTCGAGGTGCTCGAGTTGGGCGCTGTCCTCGGCGCCGGGAAATACGGCGACCTCGACGAGGAGACCGTCCGGACCATCCTGGCCGAAGCCGCCCGCCTGGCCGAGGGCCCGCTCGCCGAATCGTTCGCCGTCGCCGACCGCCACCCGCCGGTGTTCGACCCTCAGCAGCACACCATCAGCGTGCCCGCCGAGTTGGCCGAGACGGTCGAGGCGATCCGAGCGGCCGGGTGGTGGCGACTGGGCCTGGCCGAAGAGATCGGCGGCGTGCCCGCCCCGCCGCCGCTGACGTGGGCGGTCAACGAGATGATCATCTGCGGCCATCCCGCCGCCACCTTCTTCTGCCTCGGTTCGTTGATGGCCCAGGCGCTGTACGAGGTGGGCACCGACGAGCAGCGGCGGTGGGCGGCCGAGGGGCTGGAGCGCGGCTGGCAGGGCACCATGGCGCTCACCGAGCCCGACGCGGGCTCGGACGTCGGCGCGGGCCGCACCAAGGCCGTCGAGCAGCCCGACGGCACCTGGCACATCGAGGGCGTCAAGCGGTTCATCTCCGGCGGGGATGTCGGGGACACCGCCGAGAACATCTTCCACCTCGTGTTGGCCCGGCCGGAGGGCGCCGGCCCGGGCACCAAGGGGCTGAGCCTGTTCTACGTGCCCAAGTTCCTGTTCGACCCGGACACATTCGAGCTCGGTCCCCGCAACGGGGTCTATGCCACAGGGCTCGAACACAAGATGGGCATCAAGGCGTCCCCGACTTGTGAGATGACGTTCGGCGCCACGGACGTCCCAGCCGTGGGCTATCTGGTGGGCGGCGTGCACAACGGGATCGCACAGATGTTCACCGTGATCGAGCAGGCGCGCATGACCATCGGCGTCAAGGCCGCCGGCACCCTGTCCACCGGCTACCTCAACGCGCTGGCCTTCGCCAGGGAACGGGTGCAGGGCGGCGATCTCACCCAGATGGCCGACAAGACCGCGCCGCGGGTGACGATCATCCACCACCCCGACGTGCGGCGGAGCCTGATGACCCAGAAGGCCTACGCCGAAGGCCTGCGCGCGCTGTACATGTATGCCGCCACACACCAAGAAGACAGCGTGGCGCAACATGTTTCGGGCGCTGATCACCAGATGGCGCACCGCGTGGACGATCTGCTGCTACCGGTGGTCAAAGGGGTGAGCTCCGAACGCGCCTACGAGGTGCTCACCGAGTCGCTGCAGACGCTGGGCGGTTCCGGCTACCTGCAGGACTATCCCCTCGAGCAGTACGTGCGCGACTCCAAGATCGACTCGCTCTACGAGGGCACCACGGCCATCCAGGCGCTCGACTTCTTCTTCCGCAAGATCGTCCGCGACCGGGGTGAGGCGCTGCGCTTCGTCACCGCCCGGATCGCCGCGACCATCGACACCTGCGACGAGGCGCTCAAACCGGACGCGCGGCTGCTGCAGACCGCGCTGGAAGATGTCACGGCGATGACCGGGGCGCTGACCGGGTACCTGACGGCGGCCGCCGAGCATCCCCCCGAGATCTACAAGGTGGGACTCGCCTCGGTGCGCTACCTGCTGGCGGTGGGCGACCTGCTGATCGGCTGGCGCCTGCTGGTCCAGGCCGGGGCGGCGCGCGCCGCGCTCGACCGGGCCGCCGCTACTGACGCGGCGTTCTACCGCGGCAAGATTGCCACCGCCGGCTTCTTCGCCCGGAACATCCTGCCCAGGCTGAGCTCCCTGCGCAGCGTCGTCGACTCCCTCGACGGCGACCTCATGCGGGTTGCCGAAGACGCCTTCTGA
- a CDS encoding TetR/AcrR family transcriptional regulator, whose protein sequence is MPKVSQDHLAARRRQILDGARHCFAEYGYDKATVRRLEQAIGMSRGAIFHHFRDKDALFFALAHEDAERMADVASREGLIQVMRDMLAAPEQFDWLATRLEIARKLRNDPAFSRGWAERSAELAAATTERLRRQKEAQRVRDDVPADVLQCYLELVLDGLVARLASGEDPRRLAAVLDLVEKSVRRNDSRSPA, encoded by the coding sequence GTGCCGAAGGTCAGCCAGGACCATCTGGCGGCTCGCCGCCGCCAGATCCTGGACGGCGCCCGTCATTGCTTCGCCGAGTACGGCTACGACAAGGCCACCGTCCGCCGGCTCGAACAGGCGATCGGGATGTCGCGCGGCGCGATCTTCCACCATTTCCGCGACAAGGACGCACTGTTCTTCGCCCTGGCGCACGAGGACGCCGAACGGATGGCCGACGTGGCGTCCCGCGAGGGCCTCATCCAGGTGATGCGCGACATGCTCGCTGCGCCCGAGCAGTTCGACTGGCTGGCCACCCGCCTGGAGATCGCGCGCAAGCTGCGCAACGACCCCGCCTTCAGTCGCGGGTGGGCGGAACGGTCCGCGGAACTGGCGGCGGCAACGACCGAACGGCTGCGCCGGCAGAAGGAGGCGCAGCGGGTGCGCGACGACGTCCCCGCCGACGTGTTGCAGTGCTATCTGGAACTGGTCCTGGACGGCCTGGTGGCGCGGCTGGCATCGGGGGAGGATCCGCGGCGGCTGGCCGCGGTGCTGGACCTGGTGGAGAAGTCGGTGCGGCGCAACGACTCCCGGTCACCGGCGTAA
- a CDS encoding helix-turn-helix domain-containing protein produces MQKSNTTREQLLGELRSAYEQGASIRNLAATVGRSYGSVHSMLRESGNTMRGRGGPNRTARSSRT; encoded by the coding sequence GTGCAGAAGTCGAACACGACGCGCGAGCAATTGCTGGGTGAGTTGCGCAGCGCCTACGAGCAGGGGGCCAGTATTCGCAACCTGGCGGCCACCGTCGGCAGATCGTACGGATCGGTGCACAGCATGCTGCGCGAGTCGGGCAACACGATGCGCGGCCGCGGCGGGCCCAACCGCACGGCGAGGTCCTCGCGAACCTAG
- a CDS encoding DUF5666 domain-containing protein produces MKPRVLQPAIVAVIVALTVAACGATHTTNSDAGKRSVTATAPPRSAPSAAPPAPPEGRDYVEGLVESVSGNAIALRTRTGSATVDFAPSTRVVEVTPARLSDVTPGSCVNVRATPQSAPSGGGVTADSVTIAPAVDDTCPPPAGLYGRVAAVSGNTISVDGGPGGKPPTTVTVLNTTTYRKQTQAGAQAIVKGRCLGAQGTGGDGVLQATTISLEACPPMGGHHHHHLHLPHFPFHL; encoded by the coding sequence GTGAAACCTCGGGTGCTCCAACCCGCGATCGTCGCCGTCATCGTCGCGCTGACCGTCGCCGCGTGCGGCGCCACGCACACCACGAACAGCGACGCCGGGAAGCGCAGCGTGACGGCGACTGCCCCACCGCGCTCCGCACCGAGCGCGGCGCCGCCGGCACCCCCGGAGGGCAGGGACTACGTCGAGGGCCTCGTCGAGTCGGTGTCGGGCAACGCGATAGCGCTTCGGACCCGGACCGGGAGCGCGACGGTCGACTTCGCGCCGTCGACGCGCGTCGTCGAGGTCACCCCCGCCCGGCTGAGCGACGTGACCCCCGGCAGTTGCGTCAACGTCCGCGCCACCCCGCAAAGCGCCCCGTCGGGCGGCGGCGTCACCGCCGACTCAGTGACGATCGCCCCGGCGGTCGACGACACCTGCCCGCCGCCCGCAGGCCTCTATGGCAGGGTGGCCGCGGTCTCGGGCAACACGATCTCGGTCGACGGCGGCCCCGGCGGGAAGCCGCCCACCACGGTGACCGTCCTGAACACCACCACTTACCGCAAGCAGACCCAGGCCGGCGCCCAGGCGATCGTCAAAGGCCGGTGCCTGGGAGCCCAGGGAACCGGCGGCGACGGGGTACTGCAGGCGACGACCATCAGCCTGGAGGCGTGCCCACCGATGGGCGGCCACCATCATCACCATCTGCACCTCCCGCACTTCCCCTTCCACCTGTAG
- a CDS encoding ABC-F family ATP-binding cassette domain-containing protein, with amino-acid sequence MITATNLEVRAGARILLSPDGPDLRVQPGDRIGLVGRNGAGKTTTLRILAGEGQPYAGSVICTGEIGYLPQDPKQGDLEVLARDRVLSARGLDVLVSDLEKQQVLMAEVADDEARDRAIRRYGQLEERFVALGGYGAESEAGRICASLGLPDRVLTQKLRTLSGGQRRRVELARILFAASEGGAGASGSDTTLLLDEPTNHLDADSLGWLRDFLRAHTGGLVVISHNVELLADVVNRVWFLDAVRGEVDIYNMGWKKYLDARATDEQRRRRERANAERKSTALREQAAKLGAKATKAAAAQNMLRRADRMMAALDDERVADKVARIKFPTPAPCGRTPLVVKELSKTYGSLEVFTGLDLAIDRGSRVVVLGLNGAGKTTLLRLLAGVESPDTGGLEPGHGLRIGYFAQEHDTLDDDATVWENIRHAAPESGEQDLRGLLGAFMFSGPQLDQPAGTLSGGEKTRLALAGLVASTANVLLLDEPTNNLDPASREQVLDALRSYAGAVVLVTHDPGAAEALDPQRVLLLPDGTEDYWSDEYRDLIELA; translated from the coding sequence GTGATCACGGCCACGAACCTCGAGGTTCGCGCCGGCGCGCGCATCCTGCTCTCACCCGACGGCCCGGACCTGCGCGTGCAGCCCGGCGACCGCATCGGGCTCGTCGGGCGCAACGGCGCGGGCAAGACCACCACCCTGCGGATCCTGGCGGGGGAGGGTCAGCCGTACGCCGGTTCGGTCATCTGCACCGGCGAAATCGGTTACCTGCCACAGGATCCCAAACAGGGGGATCTGGAGGTGCTGGCGCGCGACCGGGTGCTGTCGGCCCGCGGCCTCGACGTGCTGGTCAGCGATCTCGAGAAGCAGCAGGTGCTGATGGCCGAGGTCGCCGACGACGAGGCGCGCGACCGCGCGATCCGCCGCTACGGGCAGTTGGAGGAGCGGTTCGTCGCGCTGGGCGGCTACGGCGCCGAAAGCGAGGCCGGCCGCATCTGCGCGAGCCTCGGGTTGCCCGACCGGGTGCTGACGCAGAAACTGCGCACTTTGTCAGGCGGGCAGCGCCGCCGGGTGGAACTGGCGCGCATCCTGTTCGCGGCCTCCGAAGGCGGAGCGGGAGCCTCGGGTTCGGACACCACGTTGCTGCTCGACGAGCCGACCAACCACCTGGATGCGGATTCGCTCGGGTGGCTGCGCGATTTCCTGCGGGCGCACACCGGCGGGCTGGTGGTCATCAGCCACAACGTCGAATTGCTCGCCGACGTCGTCAACCGGGTGTGGTTCCTGGACGCGGTGCGCGGCGAGGTCGACATCTACAACATGGGCTGGAAGAAATACCTCGACGCCCGTGCCACCGACGAGCAGCGTCGTCGCCGGGAACGCGCCAACGCCGAGCGCAAGTCCACTGCGCTGCGCGAGCAGGCGGCCAAGTTGGGCGCCAAGGCGACCAAAGCCGCTGCGGCGCAGAACATGTTGCGGCGCGCCGACCGGATGATGGCCGCCCTCGACGACGAACGGGTGGCCGACAAGGTGGCCCGCATCAAGTTCCCGACGCCGGCTCCGTGCGGGCGGACGCCGCTGGTGGTCAAGGAGTTGAGCAAGACCTACGGCTCGCTCGAGGTGTTCACCGGCCTGGACCTGGCCATCGACCGCGGCTCGCGGGTGGTGGTGTTGGGGCTCAACGGCGCCGGGAAGACCACGCTGCTGCGCCTGCTGGCGGGTGTGGAAAGCCCCGACACCGGCGGCCTCGAGCCCGGACACGGTTTGCGGATCGGCTATTTCGCGCAGGAGCACGACACGCTCGACGACGACGCGACCGTGTGGGAGAACATCCGGCACGCCGCACCCGAATCCGGCGAGCAGGACCTGCGCGGGCTGCTCGGGGCGTTCATGTTCAGCGGCCCGCAGCTCGACCAGCCGGCGGGCACGCTGTCCGGCGGTGAGAAGACCCGGCTGGCGCTGGCCGGTCTGGTGGCGTCGACGGCCAACGTGTTGCTGCTGGACGAACCGACCAACAACCTCGATCCCGCGTCCCGCGAGCAGGTTCTCGACGCGCTGCGCAGCTACGCCGGTGCCGTGGTGCTGGTGACGCACGACCCCGGTGCCGCCGAGGCGCTCGACCCGCAGCGGGTGCTGCTGCTGCCCGACGGCACCGAGGACTACTGGTCCGACGAATACCGCGATCTGATCGAGCTGGCCTAG
- the sufC gene encoding Fe-S cluster assembly ATPase SufC, which yields MTTLEIRDLHVSVDNPDAAEGEREIPILNGVDLTVKSGETHALMGPNGSGKSTLSYAIAGHPKYRVTSGSITLDGEDVLAMSVDERARAGIFLAMQYPVEVPGVSVSNFLRSAATAVRGEAPKLRHWVKEVKAAMGSLEIDPAFAERSVNEGFSGGEKKRHEILQLELLKPRIAILDETDSGLDVDALRVVSEGVNRYAETEHGGILLITHYTRILRYIRPQFVHVFVGGRIAESGGPELADELEQNGYVRFTQAAAGA from the coding sequence ATGACGACACTGGAAATCAGGGACCTGCATGTCAGCGTCGACAATCCCGACGCCGCCGAGGGGGAGCGCGAGATCCCCATCCTCAACGGTGTGGACCTCACGGTGAAATCCGGTGAGACGCATGCGTTGATGGGCCCCAACGGCTCCGGCAAGTCGACGTTGTCCTACGCGATCGCCGGCCACCCCAAGTACCGGGTGACCTCGGGGTCGATCACGCTGGACGGCGAGGACGTGCTGGCGATGAGCGTCGACGAACGCGCCCGGGCCGGCATCTTTTTGGCCATGCAGTACCCCGTCGAGGTGCCGGGCGTGTCGGTGTCGAACTTCCTGCGCTCGGCGGCCACCGCCGTGCGCGGTGAGGCCCCGAAGCTGCGGCACTGGGTCAAAGAGGTCAAGGCGGCGATGGGTTCGCTCGAGATCGACCCCGCGTTCGCCGAGCGCAGCGTCAACGAGGGATTCTCCGGTGGCGAGAAGAAGCGCCACGAGATCCTGCAGCTCGAGTTGCTCAAGCCCAGGATCGCCATCCTCGACGAGACCGACTCCGGGCTGGACGTCGACGCGCTGCGGGTGGTCAGCGAGGGAGTGAACCGCTACGCCGAGACCGAGCACGGGGGCATCCTGCTGATCACCCACTACACCCGCATCCTGCGCTACATCCGCCCGCAGTTCGTCCACGTTTTCGTCGGCGGCCGCATCGCCGAGTCCGGTGGGCCGGAGCTGGCCGACGAACTCGAGCAGAACGGCTACGTGCGCTTCACCCAAGCGGCTGCGGGAGCGTGA
- a CDS encoding metal-sulfur cluster assembly factor, with amino-acid sequence MSETTAPDDELLADVEEAMRDVVDPELGINVVDLGLVYGLNVVDEGDEGTVAVIDMTLTSAACPLTDVIEDQSRMALVGSGLVDELRINWVWNPPWGPDKITDDGREQLRALGFTV; translated from the coding sequence ATGAGCGAGACCACCGCCCCGGACGACGAGCTGCTCGCCGACGTCGAGGAGGCTATGCGCGACGTCGTCGACCCGGAGCTGGGCATCAACGTCGTCGACCTGGGCCTGGTCTATGGCCTCAACGTCGTCGACGAGGGCGACGAGGGAACCGTCGCCGTCATCGACATGACGTTGACGTCGGCGGCATGCCCGCTGACCGACGTCATCGAGGACCAGTCGCGCATGGCGCTGGTCGGCAGCGGCCTGGTCGACGAGCTGCGGATCAACTGGGTCTGGAACCCGCCCTGGGGCCCGGACAAGATCACCGACGACGGCCGCGAGCAACTGCGGGCCCTCGGCTTCACCGTCTGA